The Acanthopagrus latus isolate v.2019 chromosome 13, fAcaLat1.1, whole genome shotgun sequence genome contains a region encoding:
- the styxl1 gene encoding serine/threonine/tyrosine-interacting-like protein 1 isoform X1, which translates to MAQIMMCEPFELYNLLNQCSCVSRLAEINYLCLIDARETQDYRMSHIITAKNVKMDSEGMFLLPEDVEVDSIRHVVVYDSNTSCLQEQGRAVECAQALAKASLHPVHIVRGGFQRFSALYHFLRTEKIIYTIMELESLKIYPVEVLAGLLYMGDQKQGMDSSILKDLKISAFISILQSDTQECQSIKGNQTILNIPVADSVASDLYSSFERICSFIDTHINMGSKVLIVSRQGRSRCSAVTIAFLMHHLKYTLEQACTHLLKCRPSMRPNRGFMQQLSDWEFHKTGTKVTDISEPHF; encoded by the exons ATGGCTCAAATCATGATGTGTGAGCCTTTTGAGCTCTACAATCTCCTCAACCAGTGCAGCTGTGTGTCGAGGCTGGCAGAGATAAACTACCTCTGCTTGATTG ATGCCCGTGAAACCCAAGATTACAGAATGAGTCACATCATAACAGCTAAGAATGTCAAAATG GATTCAGAGGGCATGTTCCTCCTACCAGAAGATGTGGAGGTGGACAGTATCCGGCACGTTGTCGTCTACGACAGCAACACAAGCTGTTTACAAGAACAAG GCAGAGCAGTTGAATGTGCCCAGGCCCTCGCCAAAGCAAGCCTCCACCCAGTCCACATAGTGAGAGGAGGCTTTCAGAGGTTCTCAGCTCTGTACCATTTTTTAAGGACTGAAAAAATCATCTACACCATCATG GAGCTGGAGAGCCTGAAGATTTATCCTGTGGAGGTTTTAGCAGGACTGCTGTACATGGGTGACCAGAAACAGGGCATGGACTCCAGTATCCTCAAAGACCTGAAAATCAGCGCTTTCATCAGCATCTTACAGAGTGACACTCAGGA ATGTCAATCCATAAAGGGGAACCAGACCATCCTCAACATCCCTGTGGCCGACTCTGTGGCGTCTGATTTATACTCAAGTTTTGAAAGGATTTGTAGTTTTATCG ATACACATATCAATATGGGCTCTAAAGTCCTGATAGTTTCCAGGCAGGGCAGGAGCCGCTGCAGTGCTGTAACCATCGCATTTCTCATGCACCACCTGAAATACACACTGGAG CAGGCCTGCACACACCTGCTCAAATGTAGACCAAGCATGAGGCCAAACAGGGGTTTTatgcagcagctgtctgactgGGAGTTtcacaaaacaggaacaaaagtGACTGATATCTCTGAGCCTCATTTTTAA
- the styxl1 gene encoding serine/threonine/tyrosine-interacting-like protein 1 isoform X2: protein MAQIMMCEPFELYNLLNQCSCVSRLAEINYLCLIDARETQDYRMSHIITAKNVKMDSEGMFLLPEDVEVDSIRHVVVYDSNTSCLQEQGRAVECAQALAKASLHPVHIVRGGFQRFSALYHFLRTEKIIYTIMELESLKIYPVEVLAGLLYMGDQKQGMDSSILKDLKISAFISILQSDTQECQSIKGNQTILNIPVADSVASDLYSSFERICSFIDTHINMGSKVLIVSRQGRSRCSAVTIAFLMHHLKYTLEACTHLLKCRPSMRPNRGFMQQLSDWEFHKTGTKVTDISEPHF from the exons ATGGCTCAAATCATGATGTGTGAGCCTTTTGAGCTCTACAATCTCCTCAACCAGTGCAGCTGTGTGTCGAGGCTGGCAGAGATAAACTACCTCTGCTTGATTG ATGCCCGTGAAACCCAAGATTACAGAATGAGTCACATCATAACAGCTAAGAATGTCAAAATG GATTCAGAGGGCATGTTCCTCCTACCAGAAGATGTGGAGGTGGACAGTATCCGGCACGTTGTCGTCTACGACAGCAACACAAGCTGTTTACAAGAACAAG GCAGAGCAGTTGAATGTGCCCAGGCCCTCGCCAAAGCAAGCCTCCACCCAGTCCACATAGTGAGAGGAGGCTTTCAGAGGTTCTCAGCTCTGTACCATTTTTTAAGGACTGAAAAAATCATCTACACCATCATG GAGCTGGAGAGCCTGAAGATTTATCCTGTGGAGGTTTTAGCAGGACTGCTGTACATGGGTGACCAGAAACAGGGCATGGACTCCAGTATCCTCAAAGACCTGAAAATCAGCGCTTTCATCAGCATCTTACAGAGTGACACTCAGGA ATGTCAATCCATAAAGGGGAACCAGACCATCCTCAACATCCCTGTGGCCGACTCTGTGGCGTCTGATTTATACTCAAGTTTTGAAAGGATTTGTAGTTTTATCG ATACACATATCAATATGGGCTCTAAAGTCCTGATAGTTTCCAGGCAGGGCAGGAGCCGCTGCAGTGCTGTAACCATCGCATTTCTCATGCACCACCTGAAATACACACTGGAG GCCTGCACACACCTGCTCAAATGTAGACCAAGCATGAGGCCAAACAGGGGTTTTatgcagcagctgtctgactgGGAGTTtcacaaaacaggaacaaaagtGACTGATATCTCTGAGCCTCATTTTTAA